ATCCCAAAGCTATTCTATTTCCTTCAGTGCGGCCTCATAGTCTGCTTCGGTCTTAATTGGTTTAATTTCCATTGTTAGTCGGTCTCCGTAATCTCAAAAACTCGATACCATTGTATTTTTCCATTCCCGATGTCCACCTCACTTTCAATGAACAGCGGATAATCGTAAACCGTCTCTTTGACAGAGAAAAGATAAGGAATTGCCCCTGCTTTACGTGCTATCCCGGCTTGGCTTTTGAAATCGCGAGGTGCCTTCATGTGTTTATTGTAAATCTGATACGTTGATCGGTCAGCGTAATACATCAAATCGAAATGCGCGCCGACGCGTTCATCGTCAAGAAAGAAACAAGCGTTCTCTGGCATTTCACGCTGGAGACGTGGTCCACTTGCTTCATACAAGGGGACTTGGCTATTCCGTTCTGTAACCCTGTAAGCGGCGTGCACATAGCGCCCAGCATAGAATAACGCAATTATCAGTGCCACCGTGCGGAGTCCAAGCCATATCCATCTTTGCACACTGCGATGGCGAACCAGCATATACATACCCGCGAAAATCGCGAGTAATACTCCGAACGCGATCAACTGCTCAACAATCCAGAAATTCGTCTGGATAAACGGGGCAATCTCCTTGAGTCCATCGAACTGGTCCCGACTCTTAACGCGGGTGCGTCCGCCAGAAATAATAGTAATCGCGAGCATCCCCGCCATCCAAATAGCGGTATAAATCCAGTCCCGCCGTTGCCACGCCCGACTGATGACCGCTGCGAGACACATTAGTAGTGGTGGCACAGCAATCATTGTTGCCGATGGCGTTTTCGTCTGTGCAAGCGTGTGCGGAACAATCACACCGATACCCCACGCTAACACAAAAAGTTCCGCTAACTGCCAACGTTTGAACATGACCACGATTAGACACAACACCGCCGCAACGAGGACGGCATAGAAGACCGGATAAAACAGCGGCATATAATCAAACAGTGGTCGATCCCAACTTGTCCCCCAACTCTCGACATCAGTGTTGAGGTGATCAAGCACGCGTTTGTGTTCCCAAAGAAATTCCTTGCGATAGTAAATCAGGCAATAGATGACCCACGGTGCTACTGTCGCAATAGCGGCTAAAAGTTGTAATCCAATGTCGCTGAGACGAATACGAATCTTTGCGTCCGTTGCCTCGCTTTGCCCATCGTTATCCGATACCCGTCTCTCGTGATAGATGTGTTTGCCCCGCTTAACACACCAAATGGCAAGCGCGATACCAAAGGTGATGAGTGCGAGATAACTTTTCGACAGATACGCAATCCCCATCGCAACGCCGGATAAGATGTAATTTTTCCGTTTTCCCGTCCGAATGGCGCGGAGCAGGAACCAACACGAAACCTGTACCCAGAGCAATAAAGCAATGTCAATATGATCCGAATAGCGATAGCCGTGAACGGACTCAAAGAGAAACGGGTTAAACGCTTGAAGAAATGCCGCAATGAGTCCTGCCCGTTTGTCAAAGAGATCCGATGCGATCCGATATGTCAACCATGTTGTCACAACTAAACTGATTGCCGACGGCAACCGGAGTGCGAACGTATTGATGCCAAAAATAAGGTGTGAGAGCCAGATCGTCCACATCGCCACAGGGGGTTTATGTAGCCAGATGTGGTTCTCACCCCACCCTTTGTAGTCGTAAGGGAGCCACGGTTGATCGTAGAGCGTGAATTTGAGCGGATGCTTCGTCAAATTCCGGGCAACGACGGCGTGGAACCCTTCGTCCCAATAGGTAATGCCACTGTGTCCAAGGTTCCGTAGCACCAAAACACCGGAGGCGATTAGAATACAGAATAGGACAATTTTTACGAGTGTAAATTCGCTGTTTAAGCGGATTCCTCCAAAATTCATTGCTATGTTATGAATTCGTCTGAAACGCTTCTATCCCTTCTACGACTTGAGATTGTACACGTGCAGTGCCTGACAACCCGTAGGTAAAACCTTCACCAATCCCATTTCTTTGACGTCCGTGGAAACT
This portion of the Candidatus Poribacteria bacterium genome encodes:
- a CDS encoding glycosyltransferase family 39 protein, yielding MNFGGIRLNSEFTLVKIVLFCILIASGVLVLRNLGHSGITYWDEGFHAVVARNLTKHPLKFTLYDQPWLPYDYKGWGENHIWLHKPPVAMWTIWLSHLIFGINTFALRLPSAISLVVTTWLTYRIASDLFDKRAGLIAAFLQAFNPFLFESVHGYRYSDHIDIALLLWVQVSCWFLLRAIRTGKRKNYILSGVAMGIAYLSKSYLALITFGIALAIWCVKRGKHIYHERRVSDNDGQSEATDAKIRIRLSDIGLQLLAAIATVAPWVIYCLIYYRKEFLWEHKRVLDHLNTDVESWGTSWDRPLFDYMPLFYPVFYAVLVAAVLCLIVVMFKRWQLAELFVLAWGIGVIVPHTLAQTKTPSATMIAVPPLLMCLAAVISRAWQRRDWIYTAIWMAGMLAITIISGGRTRVKSRDQFDGLKEIAPFIQTNFWIVEQLIAFGVLLAIFAGMYMLVRHRSVQRWIWLGLRTVALIIALFYAGRYVHAAYRVTERNSQVPLYEASGPRLQREMPENACFFLDDERVGAHFDLMYYADRSTYQIYNKHMKAPRDFKSQAGIARKAGAIPYLFSVKETVYDYPLFIESEVDIGNGKIQWYRVFEITETD